The genomic window GGAGCAAACTTCCGTACAGTCAATTGTACGTGATCAAACGGAAAGCAAAAACAACTGTGTCTGCAATTCACAAGTTCGACTTACCTGATTCCAAGAGTAATATACGATAAAATCAAATTGTATCAGGGTGTAAATGGGAAGCCCGGGTTCAGGAGGTCAACATGAAATTTTCAAGAATTGCTGCTGTAACTTCAATAGCCCTGCTGTTTACCGCAGCTGGGCTCGCATGGGCCGGTTCAAGCCTGGTGATGACCGGACAGAACGCTTCGGATTTCGTGCTCAGGGGAGTTTCGGGATCAGAAAGAACGTTGTCCGATTTCGATGGTAAGTACATAGTTCTGGAGTGGGTAAATCTGGAATGCTCCACAGTAGACCAGTACTACGCTTCAAAGAAGATTCCCCGCCTCCAGCAGGCAATGCGGGATCAGGGTGTGATCTGGCTTTCGATCTGTTCCTCCAGTCCCGGTGCCAGGGGTGACTATGAAAAATACGACCTGATGTACCGCCTGGCGGAACTCAAATCGAATGCCACGGATTACCTCTGCGACAGAAGCGGTCGGGTGGCCCAAAAGTACGGCGTTACTGTAACTCCGACTATTGTGCTCTTAAGCCCCCAGCGCTCTGTTTTGTATGCCGGTGAGA from Candidatus Zixiibacteriota bacterium includes these protein-coding regions:
- a CDS encoding redoxin domain-containing protein is translated as MKFSRIAAVTSIALLFTAAGLAWAGSSLVMTGQNASDFVLRGVSGSERTLSDFDGKYIVLEWVNLECSTVDQYYASKKIPRLQQAMRDQGVIWLSICSSSPGARGDYEKYDLMYRLAELKSNATDYLCDRSGRVAQKYGVTVTPTIVLLSPQRSVLYAGEISNCFTLGNDKSKERNLLAQIIECDQSGKPFEIVDANPKGCPIQ